One part of the Cetobacterium somerae ATCC BAA-474 genome encodes these proteins:
- a CDS encoding dicarboxylate/amino acid:cation symporter — MSKEKKDNLILKLIVGVIIGLIIGLFSNEPVIGVIQTIKFILGQIISFTVPLIILGFIAPAITKMKANASKMLVAMLILAYLSSLGAAIFSMLSGYMIIPMLNILTVVDGLKTLPPMIFKLNIPPVLSVMSALVLALFLGLAIVWTDSKKLEAALDEFNNVILSIVYKIIIPILPFFITTTFATLAYEGSITKQLPIFLKVVVIVLVGHFIWLSILYTIGGAVSKQNPLNLLKFYGPAYLTAVGTMSSAATLPVALSCAKKSKSLDDDIANFAIPLGATVHLCGSVLTEVFFVMTVSQVLYGTLPSVGTMVLFVVLLGIFAIGAPGVPGGTVMASLGIISSVLGFDDTGIALMLTIFALQDSFGTACNVVGDGALALILNGIFKKDKSLQN; from the coding sequence ATGTCAAAAGAAAAAAAAGATAACTTAATATTAAAATTAATTGTTGGAGTTATCATAGGATTAATTATTGGATTGTTTTCTAATGAACCGGTAATTGGAGTAATTCAAACTATTAAATTTATCTTAGGTCAAATTATTTCGTTTACAGTTCCATTGATTATTTTAGGGTTTATAGCACCTGCTATAACGAAAATGAAAGCTAATGCGAGTAAAATGTTAGTAGCTATGTTAATATTAGCATATCTATCATCACTAGGAGCAGCTATATTTTCAATGCTTTCAGGGTATATGATTATCCCAATGTTAAATATATTAACAGTAGTAGATGGTTTGAAAACACTACCACCAATGATATTTAAGTTAAATATACCACCAGTACTTTCTGTTATGTCAGCTTTAGTTTTAGCTTTATTTTTAGGATTAGCAATAGTATGGACAGATTCTAAAAAATTAGAAGCTGCTTTAGATGAGTTTAATAATGTTATTTTGTCAATAGTTTACAAGATTATAATTCCAATACTACCATTTTTTATAACAACAACTTTTGCAACACTTGCATATGAAGGTAGTATAACAAAACAACTACCAATATTCCTAAAAGTCGTTGTAATTGTTTTAGTAGGGCACTTTATATGGTTATCTATTTTATATACAATAGGTGGAGCTGTATCAAAGCAAAATCCATTAAATTTATTGAAGTTTTATGGACCGGCATATTTAACAGCTGTAGGAACGATGTCTTCAGCAGCAACTTTACCAGTAGCATTATCATGTGCTAAAAAATCAAAAAGTTTAGATGACGATATAGCTAACTTTGCAATTCCATTAGGAGCTACGGTTCATCTATGTGGATCAGTTTTAACAGAGGTTTTCTTTGTAATGACAGTTTCTCAAGTACTATATGGAACACTTCCTTCAGTAGGAACAATGGTATTATTTGTAGTTTTATTAGGTATATTTGCAATAGGTGCTCCTGGAGTTCCTGGAGGAACAGTTATGGCATCACTTGGAATAATATCATCAGTATTAGGATTTGATGATACTGGAATAGCTCTTATGCTAACAATATTTGCTTTACAAGATAGCTTTGGAACGGCTTGTAATGTTGTAGGAGATGGAGCTTTAGCACTGATATTAAATGGGATTTTTAAAAAAGATAAAAGTCTACAAAATTAA
- a CDS encoding potassium channel family protein, whose protein sequence is MYFILLIPILGGIDYIFLNIFLGSFIIKFLHIISILVSMSLIIIIVSKQFIMLINKKRQIKGLDILTTFLTYITLGLAFGSFYYILNLMAQNNLFIGVDKPSTFNLENFLNHLYISLGSLTTVGSGSISPLNAYIRLLCVLETILGIFLTSFSLGFIFSALGATLPPTSQEENTTDIQITTNIPTKKFPLFWGTIDFLKKIKSDLDDIENTSTN, encoded by the coding sequence TTGTATTTTATTTTATTAATTCCAATTTTAGGTGGAATTGATTATATATTTTTAAATATATTTTTAGGTAGTTTTATTATTAAGTTTTTACATATTATTTCTATTTTGGTATCAATGTCTTTAATAATTATTATAGTATCCAAACAATTTATTATGCTTATAAATAAAAAAAGGCAAATTAAAGGATTAGATATTCTTACAACATTTTTAACATACATAACCTTAGGATTAGCTTTTGGTTCTTTCTATTATATTTTAAATCTAATGGCACAAAACAATCTTTTTATAGGTGTTGATAAACCCTCTACATTTAATTTAGAAAATTTCCTTAATCATCTTTATATTAGTTTAGGAAGTCTTACAACTGTTGGTTCTGGAAGTATCTCTCCTTTAAATGCATATATACGATTGCTTTGTGTTTTAGAAACCATCTTAGGAATCTTTTTAACAAGTTTTTCTCTTGGATTTATTTTTTCAGCTCTTGGCGCTACATTACCACCTACTTCCCAAGAAGAGAATACTACCGATATCCAGATAACTACTAATATTCCTACAAAAAAATTCCCTTTATTTTGGGGAACAATCGATTTTCTTAAAAAAATAAAATCAGATTTAGATGATATTGAAAACACTTCAACAAATTAA
- a CDS encoding coproporphyrinogen-III oxidase family protein, which produces MFKIRYKSHHDVKDIILSKSKRKLRLPQSYWGLMEKEPEDLDGGIYVHVPFCDKICSFCNMNRKQLDNDLEDYTKFLVKEINKYRNKIYIQKKKFSVIFFGGGTPTILKPHQLEVVLSTLREVFPLREDYEFTFETTLHNLTWEKLEVMKKYGVNRLSIGIQTFSNRGRKLLNRTYDQDFVKKRLKEIKAKFQGLVCLDIIYNYLDQSIEEVKEDARIVSEISPDSVSYYSLMIHDGSEISKDLNSGEKNFDYKTERDKELHDAFLDFLLESGYKVLEHTKLTKGTDSYKYIRNVHKLKDLIPIGIGAGGRVQNIELYHLNRLVSFYSLDTEDVMKLKKISGITQYEDVQLEKLSNIVKEKYNEIYEVLKELEKTGYISIDREKNLYRYTKKGIFWGNNISALLVEKYLENRL; this is translated from the coding sequence GTGTTTAAAATAAGATATAAATCACATCACGATGTTAAGGATATAATTTTGTCTAAAAGTAAAAGAAAATTAAGATTACCACAGTCATATTGGGGATTGATGGAAAAGGAACCAGAAGATTTAGATGGTGGAATATATGTACATGTACCCTTTTGTGATAAAATTTGTTCATTTTGTAATATGAATAGGAAACAGTTAGATAATGATTTAGAGGATTATACAAAATTTTTAGTGAAAGAAATAAATAAGTATAGAAACAAAATTTATATACAGAAAAAGAAATTTTCAGTAATATTTTTTGGAGGAGGAACACCTACAATATTGAAGCCTCATCAGCTTGAAGTAGTTTTATCAACTTTAAGAGAGGTATTTCCTTTGAGAGAAGATTATGAATTTACATTTGAAACGACACTTCATAATTTAACTTGGGAAAAGTTAGAAGTTATGAAAAAGTATGGAGTTAATAGATTGAGTATAGGTATACAGACTTTTTCAAATAGAGGTAGAAAATTGCTGAATAGAACCTATGATCAAGACTTTGTAAAGAAAAGACTAAAAGAAATTAAAGCAAAGTTTCAAGGATTAGTTTGTTTAGATATTATATACAATTATTTAGATCAAAGTATTGAAGAAGTTAAAGAGGATGCTAGAATTGTATCAGAAATATCTCCTGATAGTGTAAGTTATTATTCTTTAATGATTCATGATGGATCTGAAATATCAAAAGATTTAAATTCTGGAGAGAAAAACTTTGATTATAAAACTGAACGAGATAAAGAATTGCATGATGCATTTTTAGATTTTTTACTAGAGAGTGGTTATAAAGTTTTAGAGCATACTAAATTAACAAAAGGAACAGATTCATATAAGTACATCAGAAATGTCCACAAATTAAAAGATTTAATTCCAATTGGAATAGGAGCAGGGGGAAGAGTTCAAAATATAGAGTTGTACCATTTAAATAGATTAGTTTCGTTTTATTCCTTAGATACAGAAGATGTGATGAAATTAAAGAAAATATCAGGTATCACCCAATATGAAGATGTTCAACTAGAAAAGTTAAGTAATATAGTGAAGGAAAAATATAATGAAATATATGAGGTTCTAAAAGAGTTAGAAAAAACTGGATATATATCTATAGATAGAGAAAAAAATCTTTATAGATATACAAAGAAAGGAATATTTTGGGGGAATAATATATCCGCACTCTTAGTTGAAAAATACCTTGAAAATAGATTATAA
- a CDS encoding MurR/RpiR family transcriptional regulator: protein MEIDIYKLGERYNLTESEELALSYIVNNIDKALEIGVRGVAKECFASTSVVMNLSKKLGYKGFIDMVYRLELTLKSSLEKKSVTENYCLDFSLQKGMKFKNILKRKKNKPIFVHGVGFSNPIAKYISDKLMVIGYFSMMSEYMENVERDYEEKPVLIVVSKSGETAAILNLCQKAKLKEVPVIVLTGVKNSSMEELAELSFVIKNSNLLDDRNLEKNDFFGNTILFFEELVEEYLK from the coding sequence ATGGAGATAGATATATATAAGTTAGGTGAAAGATATAATTTAACAGAATCAGAAGAGTTAGCATTAAGTTATATAGTAAATAATATAGATAAAGCTTTGGAGATTGGTGTTAGAGGAGTGGCAAAAGAGTGTTTTGCATCAACTTCAGTAGTTATGAATCTATCCAAAAAATTAGGGTATAAGGGATTTATAGACATGGTTTACAGATTAGAATTAACTTTAAAATCAAGTTTAGAAAAAAAGAGTGTTACAGAAAATTATTGTTTGGATTTTTCTTTACAAAAAGGAATGAAGTTTAAAAACATTTTGAAAAGAAAAAAAAATAAACCAATTTTTGTTCATGGAGTGGGTTTTTCAAATCCTATTGCAAAATATATATCGGATAAATTAATGGTAATTGGCTATTTTTCTATGATGTCAGAATATATGGAGAATGTAGAAAGAGATTATGAAGAAAAACCTGTATTAATAGTAGTTTCAAAATCGGGAGAGACAGCAGCAATTTTAAATTTGTGCCAAAAGGCTAAATTAAAGGAAGTTCCTGTAATAGTTTTAACGGGAGTTAAGAATAGTAGTATGGAAGAGTTAGCTGAATTAAGTTTTGTAATAAAAAATAGTAATTTATTAGATGATAGAAATTTAGAAAAGAATGATTTCTTTGGAAATACTATATTATTTTTTGAAGAATTAGTAGAAGAATACTTAAAATAA
- a CDS encoding molybdopterin molybdotransferase MoeA, which yields MEQISLEYALETLLKQIQPLNTVEEKYILDSLGFVLAEDIFSPLNNPPFNRSPLDGFTLNSNDSIGATKENPVTFNVISEVFAGDFCNKKLSSKEAFRIMTGAPIPDGCNCVIKQEDVVFNEETKALYITKELKPFENFCFLGEDLKVNDLVVKKGEIITYNHIGVFASLGINTIKVLKKPKVGVLSLGSELTMPGKTLEKGKIYNSNLFTLISKLKYLGVEGVMYPPMSDDSTLVSNFISKELKNIDLLITTGGVSVGKKDIMHDVIKELNANRLFWKINIQPGTPVLASEKDGKLILSLSGNPFASLVNFELLGRPILSKLSSNSIKNTSIVEAEVKGGFNKKSSKRRFIRGYFKEGYIYLNDQKHSSGTISSLIGKNAIVEILPGTPCLNEGDKVTVILID from the coding sequence ATGGAGCAAATTAGCTTAGAGTACGCCCTTGAAACTCTATTAAAACAAATACAACCCTTAAACACTGTTGAAGAAAAATATATTTTAGATAGTTTAGGTTTTGTCTTAGCCGAAGATATCTTCTCCCCTTTGAACAATCCTCCATTTAATCGTTCTCCTCTAGATGGTTTTACTTTAAATAGTAATGATAGTATAGGAGCTACTAAAGAGAATCCTGTAACTTTTAATGTTATATCTGAAGTTTTTGCAGGAGATTTCTGTAATAAAAAACTTTCTTCGAAAGAAGCTTTTAGAATAATGACTGGAGCACCTATCCCTGATGGATGTAATTGTGTTATTAAGCAAGAAGATGTAGTTTTTAATGAAGAAACTAAAGCTTTATATATTACTAAAGAACTTAAACCATTTGAAAACTTTTGCTTCTTAGGTGAAGATTTAAAGGTTAATGATCTTGTGGTAAAAAAAGGCGAAATAATTACATATAATCATATTGGAGTATTTGCCTCTTTAGGGATTAATACTATTAAAGTTTTAAAAAAACCTAAAGTTGGAGTTTTAAGTTTAGGAAGCGAACTAACTATGCCTGGAAAAACTCTAGAAAAAGGTAAGATTTATAATAGTAATCTTTTCACTCTTATTAGTAAATTAAAATATTTAGGAGTTGAGGGAGTCATGTATCCTCCAATGAGTGATGACTCAACATTAGTTTCAAACTTTATATCCAAAGAACTTAAAAATATAGATCTATTGATAACTACAGGGGGTGTATCTGTTGGAAAAAAAGATATTATGCATGATGTAATAAAAGAACTTAACGCTAATAGACTTTTTTGGAAAATTAATATCCAACCTGGAACTCCTGTTTTAGCATCTGAAAAAGATGGAAAATTAATACTTTCTCTTTCTGGAAATCCTTTTGCATCTTTGGTTAATTTTGAACTTTTAGGAAGACCAATTTTATCTAAACTTAGCTCTAATAGTATAAAAAATACATCTATTGTAGAAGCGGAAGTTAAAGGTGGATTTAATAAAAAATCTTCTAAAAGACGTTTTATTAGAGGATACTTCAAAGAGGGGTATATATATTTAAATGATCAAAAACATTCTTCAGGAACTATATCATCTCTTATTGGAAAAAATGCTATTGTTGAAATTTTACCAGGAACACCATGTTTAAACGAAGGAGATAAGGTTACGGTGATTTTAATTGATTAA
- the mobB gene encoding molybdopterin-guanine dinucleotide biosynthesis protein B, which yields MIKIKDINVLILAGGKGSRMNYCNKALLEYNNETFLNRLNHLFCDFSKIYLSLNSEQDISTDNFIRIDDDYKEIGPISGLYKGILESDLDYIFTVPCDVPNLTKDFIEYITSFVSPYHDAFIVRDKDGFIHPLLGIYTKKSLPIIKDAIDNDDFKVLNLMNKLNIKFIDLKYTIFDDKNILKNINTPDDYNSLIKNKKTNFFAISGVKNSGKTTLITKLLKKFLENGFKVGTIKHDGHDFQMDNLDSDTDKHIKSGALGTLIFSKSKYMFLENSIEKDLNFYLDFFKNYDFIILEGFKNSSYPKIEVIRKEVSNISQSNKNNLKFLVSDLDFIENGENLDIIDINDIDNIFEKLIDIIRKDDLI from the coding sequence TTGATTAAAATTAAAGATATTAATGTTTTAATTTTAGCAGGTGGAAAAGGTAGTCGAATGAACTATTGCAATAAGGCTTTATTGGAATATAACAACGAAACTTTTTTAAATCGACTAAACCATCTTTTTTGCGATTTTAGTAAAATTTATCTATCCTTAAATAGTGAACAGGATATTTCTACAGATAATTTTATTAGAATTGATGATGATTATAAAGAGATTGGTCCTATATCTGGTTTGTATAAGGGTATTTTAGAAAGTGACTTAGATTATATTTTTACTGTTCCATGTGATGTTCCGAACCTAACTAAAGATTTTATCGAATATATAACTAGTTTCGTTTCACCTTATCATGACGCTTTTATAGTTAGAGATAAAGATGGATTTATTCATCCTTTACTTGGAATTTACACTAAAAAATCTCTTCCTATAATTAAAGATGCCATTGATAATGACGATTTTAAAGTTTTAAATCTAATGAATAAACTTAATATTAAATTTATTGATTTAAAATATACTATTTTTGATGATAAAAACATCTTAAAAAACATTAATACTCCAGATGATTACAACTCCTTAATTAAAAATAAAAAAACTAATTTTTTTGCAATTTCTGGGGTTAAAAATTCTGGAAAAACAACTTTGATTACAAAACTTTTAAAAAAATTTCTAGAAAATGGTTTTAAAGTTGGAACTATAAAACATGATGGTCATGATTTTCAAATGGATAATCTTGATTCAGATACTGATAAACATATAAAATCAGGTGCATTAGGAACACTTATTTTTTCAAAAAGTAAATATATGTTTTTAGAAAATTCTATTGAAAAAGATTTGAATTTCTACTTAGACTTCTTCAAAAATTATGATTTCATAATTCTAGAAGGCTTTAAAAATAGTTCTTATCCTAAAATAGAAGTTATTCGAAAAGAAGTGTCTAATATTAGTCAATCTAATAAAAATAATTTAAAATTTTTAGTAAGTGATTTAGATTTTATTGAGAATGGAGAAAATTTAGATATTATAGATATTAATGACATCGATAATATTTTTGAAAAATTAATCGATATAATAAGAAAGGATGACCTAATATAA
- a CDS encoding molybdopterin oxidoreductase family protein, producing MSIQTTCSFCATGCNLEFEVENNNILSCKPVIIHPVNKGLACIKGRNIAYQNSMEHRINSPLLRDEEGKMNPISWEKAYEIIAEKFIDINNKYGRGSLAFLSTGQIPLEEMAILGYIGRFGLGMEGDGNTRLCMATAAVSYNQSFGFDAPSYSWNDLMTTELAIFIGANPAISHPVPWWRLRKENKDAEIIVIDPRKTETAKMANMWIPVKLKGDLCLLYTLANYLIEKNYIDIEFVRNKIENFDEFKKFVSEYTLDKLEDSCGIKDNVLIELAEKIHNKKKVSFWWTMGVNQSYEATRTAEAIINICFLIKAIGKEGCGPNSLTGQCNAMGSRLYSAETCLFAGRKFNSENDRKIIRDILEIQDEIIPTRATLAFNEIIEKVETKDIKGLWIIATNPMVSYPHNTLMENFNSKIDFLVVQDIYYDTETAKEADLFLPTATSLEKEGTFINTERRLGAVQKVVEPPEGIKSDYEIILEIGKALGLNDKLKLDKWKTPKDAFNLMKAISEGMPCDITGVEYDNLKNSNGVQWPLRYKENLENDYRILFEDYNFYTENKKGKFIFETPQEYPELPNEQYPFYLITGRGGVGLWHTLTRTRNMPIVQHTYPKEDYLLISQQDADNLKVKDEDLVLVSSKNGNCNIKVKVSDEVVAGQVFISMHYNVANRLTDSLYDPYSKEPSYKYATVSIKKI from the coding sequence ATGAGTATACAAACAACATGTAGTTTTTGTGCTACTGGATGTAATTTAGAGTTTGAAGTGGAAAATAATAATATATTGTCTTGCAAACCGGTAATAATACATCCAGTTAATAAAGGTTTAGCTTGTATAAAAGGAAGAAACATAGCTTATCAAAATTCAATGGAACATAGAATCAATTCGCCATTATTGAGGGATGAAGAAGGAAAAATGAATCCGATTTCTTGGGAAAAAGCATATGAAATTATTGCAGAAAAATTTATTGATATAAATAATAAATATGGAAGAGGATCTTTAGCTTTTTTAAGTACAGGTCAGATACCTTTAGAAGAGATGGCAATTTTAGGTTATATAGGAAGATTTGGATTAGGAATGGAAGGAGATGGAAACACAAGACTATGTATGGCAACAGCAGCAGTTTCTTATAATCAATCTTTTGGATTTGATGCTCCTTCATATTCTTGGAATGATTTAATGACAACAGAGTTAGCTATTTTTATAGGAGCAAATCCAGCTATTAGTCATCCAGTTCCATGGTGGAGATTAAGAAAAGAGAATAAAGATGCAGAAATAATAGTGATTGATCCTAGAAAAACAGAAACAGCAAAAATGGCTAACATGTGGATACCTGTAAAATTAAAAGGAGATTTATGTTTACTTTATACTTTAGCTAACTATTTAATTGAAAAAAACTACATAGATATAGAATTTGTGAGAAATAAAATAGAGAATTTTGATGAGTTTAAAAAATTTGTATCAGAATATACTTTAGATAAATTAGAAGATAGTTGTGGAATAAAAGATAATGTATTAATAGAATTAGCAGAAAAAATACATAATAAAAAAAAGGTGTCGTTTTGGTGGACGATGGGTGTAAATCAAAGTTATGAGGCTACAAGAACAGCAGAAGCAATAATAAATATTTGTTTTTTAATAAAAGCTATTGGAAAAGAAGGGTGTGGGCCCAACTCCTTAACTGGGCAATGTAATGCTATGGGTTCTAGACTTTATAGTGCAGAAACTTGTCTTTTTGCTGGAAGGAAATTTAATTCAGAAAATGATAGAAAAATAATAAGAGATATTTTAGAAATACAAGATGAGATAATTCCAACAAGAGCAACATTAGCATTTAATGAAATTATTGAAAAGGTAGAAACAAAAGATATTAAGGGACTTTGGATAATAGCAACTAATCCAATGGTATCTTATCCACACAATACACTTATGGAAAATTTTAATTCAAAAATTGATTTCCTAGTAGTACAAGACATATATTATGATACAGAAACAGCAAAAGAGGCAGATTTATTTTTACCGACAGCGACATCTCTAGAAAAAGAAGGAACTTTTATAAATACTGAGAGAAGACTTGGGGCAGTTCAAAAAGTGGTTGAACCTCCTGAAGGAATAAAAAGCGATTACGAAATAATACTAGAAATTGGAAAAGCTTTAGGGTTAAATGACAAATTAAAATTAGATAAATGGAAGACTCCTAAAGATGCTTTTAATTTGATGAAGGCTATATCTGAAGGGATGCCTTGTGATATAACAGGAGTTGAATATGACAATTTAAAAAATAGTAATGGAGTTCAATGGCCTTTAAGATATAAAGAAAATTTAGAAAATGATTATAGAATATTATTTGAAGATTATAATTTTTATACAGAAAATAAAAAAGGAAAATTTATATTTGAAACCCCACAAGAATATCCAGAGCTTCCAAATGAGCAGTATCCGTTTTATTTAATTACAGGAAGAGGAGGAGTAGGTCTTTGGCATACATTAACAAGAACAAGGAATATGCCAATAGTACAACATACATACCCAAAGGAGGACTATTTACTAATAAGTCAGCAAGATGCAGATAATTTGAAAGTAAAGGATGAAGATTTAGTTTTAGTATCATCTAAAAATGGAAATTGCAATATAAAAGTTAAAGTAAGTGATGAAGTAGTAGCAGGACAAGTTTTTATATCTATGCACTATAATGTGGCAAATAGACTAACAGATTCTCTGTATGATCCGTATTCAAAAGAGCCATCTTATAAATATGCAACAGTATCTATAAAGAAAATTTAA